A stretch of the Marivirga tractuosa DSM 4126 genome encodes the following:
- a CDS encoding DUF1684 domain-containing protein: MKPTKVLTYIVIAAVILIAVFSLFNTGDSPEVESNYIEDMKAFRHQKDSFMLNDEKSPFIEQNVAFKGLNYFDIDESFKVKASVEALEDGKVYNLRTSDDKVKTYQAVAILHFDIVGSHQDLTLLQSAADGHFFLSFYDETSAITTYGAGRYLEVDFKKGQQQVVLDFNKSYNPYCAYTEGYSCPVPPPENNITIPINAGEKNYE, translated from the coding sequence ATGAAGCCTACTAAAGTTTTAACTTATATCGTAATAGCAGCAGTCATTTTGATTGCTGTTTTCAGTTTATTCAATACTGGAGATAGCCCAGAAGTGGAAAGCAATTACATTGAAGACATGAAAGCTTTTCGGCATCAAAAGGACAGCTTTATGCTAAATGACGAAAAATCTCCTTTCATTGAGCAAAATGTGGCTTTCAAAGGATTGAATTATTTCGATATAGATGAAAGTTTCAAGGTAAAAGCCTCCGTTGAAGCTCTTGAAGATGGTAAAGTTTATAACTTGAGAACAAGTGATGATAAAGTAAAAACCTATCAAGCAGTAGCTATTTTACATTTTGATATTGTCGGCTCTCATCAAGACTTAACTTTATTACAATCTGCAGCTGATGGACACTTTTTCCTTTCTTTTTATGATGAAACCTCTGCAATAACCACTTATGGTGCAGGAAGATACTTGGAAGTGGACTTTAAAAAAGGACAACAACAAGTCGTATTAGACTTTAACAAATCTTATAATCCATATTGTGCTTATACTGAAGGCTATAGCTGCCCTGTGCCTCCACCAGAGAATAACATCACCATTCCGATTAATGCTGGAGAGAAGAATTATGAATAA
- the rseP gene encoding RIP metalloprotease RseP — METVIMIAQLILGLSILVGLHEFGHLLAAKAFGMRVEQFSIGFPPKIFSFKYGETEYALSAIPLGGFVKISGMIDESLDTKNMDKEPEPYEFRAKPAWQRLIVMMGGIIVNVITGIIIFIFLQYGYGETYESKDNITENGIYAYEPAKEIGLKNGDIIINVNGKDYEKVSDLTSSDVLLESDSYYTVLRDGKEIVVPIPNDMIERISEDNQRIPFIRPLYEFEVDNVQPQSNADMAGLMPGDKIIAVNGEEVKYFQFFQEKLENHKGEEIRLTVKRNEKIEQLQAKVGDDGRLGFMSKPDIELEHEEFTFAESIPTGTAKAFNVIWLNIKGFGKIFRGEVSASESLSGPIGIAQIFGGEWVWQKFWGITGLLSMVLAFMNFLPIPALDGGHVVFLSYEIISGRKPSDKFLENAQKVGMVLLLGLMAFAIFNDIWKVIF, encoded by the coding sequence ATGGAAACAGTTATTATGATCGCCCAATTAATTTTGGGCTTATCTATTTTGGTAGGATTGCATGAGTTTGGCCACCTATTGGCAGCCAAAGCTTTTGGTATGAGAGTGGAACAATTTTCAATTGGATTCCCTCCAAAAATTTTCAGTTTTAAGTACGGTGAAACCGAATACGCACTTAGTGCAATTCCTTTAGGTGGTTTTGTGAAAATTTCAGGAATGATTGATGAATCTCTCGACACCAAAAACATGGACAAAGAACCTGAGCCTTATGAATTTAGAGCAAAACCAGCATGGCAAAGATTGATAGTAATGATGGGCGGTATTATCGTAAACGTCATTACAGGTATTATCATTTTCATATTTCTTCAATACGGTTATGGTGAAACATACGAATCCAAAGATAACATTACAGAAAATGGTATTTACGCTTATGAGCCAGCCAAAGAAATTGGACTAAAGAATGGTGACATCATCATCAATGTAAATGGAAAAGATTATGAAAAAGTAAGTGATCTCACTAGCTCTGATGTGTTGTTAGAATCTGATAGCTATTATACTGTTTTAAGAGATGGAAAAGAAATTGTTGTTCCCATTCCGAATGACATGATAGAAAGAATTTCTGAAGATAATCAGCGAATACCATTCATTCGACCTTTATACGAATTTGAAGTTGATAATGTACAGCCACAAAGCAATGCAGATATGGCTGGGTTGATGCCAGGTGACAAAATCATAGCAGTAAACGGTGAAGAGGTAAAATACTTCCAATTCTTTCAAGAAAAACTAGAAAACCATAAGGGTGAAGAAATCCGATTGACTGTAAAGAGAAATGAAAAAATTGAACAATTGCAAGCAAAAGTCGGTGATGATGGTCGTTTAGGCTTTATGTCCAAGCCTGATATTGAATTGGAACATGAAGAGTTTACTTTTGCAGAATCGATTCCAACCGGTACTGCAAAAGCTTTCAATGTAATATGGTTAAACATTAAAGGTTTTGGTAAAATCTTCAGAGGCGAAGTTTCGGCTTCAGAATCTTTATCTGGACCAATTGGAATAGCTCAGATTTTTGGCGGAGAATGGGTTTGGCAGAAATTCTGGGGAATTACCGGATTGCTTTCCATGGTATTAGCCTTTATGAATTTCTTACCGATTCCTGCATTAGATGGAGGTCACGTAGTATTCTTAAGTTATGAGATTATTTCTGGCAGGAAACCTTCTGATAAATTTCTAGAGAATGCTCAAAAAGTCGGAATGGTTTTATTACTTGGCTTGATGGCATTTGCCATTTTCAATGATATTTGGAAAGTAATTTTCTAG
- a CDS encoding 1-deoxy-D-xylulose-5-phosphate reductoisomerase: MSNKKSIAILGSTGSIGTQALEVIKSHPDHFQVEVLTAQNNVDLLIQQSIQFRPNAVVIGNDAFYDKVFNVLDPLGIKVYSGEKSLASVVQMDTIDVVLTALVGYAGLLPTIKAIEAGKHIALANKETLVVAGELVTSLAKQKGVNIYPVDSEHSAIFQCLVGEFHNPIEKVILTASGGPFRGRSKKFLESVKKEQALKHPNWDMGAKITIDSASLMNKGLEVIEAKWLFNLREDQVDVVVHPQSIIHSMVQFEDSSIKAQMGLPDMRVPIMFALSYPDRLKADFPRFNFMDYPQLTFEQPDSDTFRNLALAFHALGREGNAACILNAANEVVVSAFLEDKISFLGMSEVIESCLDKVDFVKTPSLEDYISTDKETRIKALEFIN, from the coding sequence ATGTCTAATAAAAAATCGATAGCCATCTTAGGCTCTACGGGCTCCATTGGAACCCAAGCCCTAGAGGTTATCAAATCACATCCTGATCATTTTCAAGTTGAAGTACTGACAGCACAGAACAATGTAGATTTACTTATTCAGCAATCCATCCAATTCAGACCTAATGCAGTGGTAATTGGAAACGATGCTTTTTATGATAAGGTCTTCAATGTGCTTGATCCTTTAGGAATAAAGGTATATTCAGGTGAAAAATCTTTAGCTAGTGTGGTCCAAATGGACACCATTGATGTTGTACTGACTGCTCTGGTTGGTTACGCAGGCTTACTACCTACCATCAAAGCCATCGAAGCAGGAAAACATATTGCTTTGGCAAATAAAGAAACCTTGGTAGTTGCAGGAGAACTAGTCACTTCATTAGCTAAACAAAAAGGTGTAAATATTTATCCTGTAGATTCTGAACATTCCGCTATTTTCCAATGCTTAGTTGGGGAATTCCATAATCCGATTGAAAAAGTAATTTTGACTGCTTCAGGTGGCCCATTCAGAGGAAGAAGCAAGAAATTTTTAGAGTCAGTAAAGAAAGAGCAAGCCTTAAAACACCCGAATTGGGATATGGGTGCTAAAATCACCATCGATTCTGCCAGTTTGATGAATAAAGGTTTGGAAGTAATTGAAGCCAAATGGTTATTCAATCTTCGAGAAGATCAAGTGGATGTAGTGGTACACCCCCAATCTATTATTCACAGCATGGTGCAATTTGAAGACAGCTCTATAAAAGCACAAATGGGGCTTCCAGATATGCGAGTACCAATTATGTTTGCTTTAAGCTACCCTGACCGTTTGAAAGCTGATTTTCCAAGGTTCAATTTCATGGATTATCCGCAACTCACATTCGAACAACCCGATAGTGATACCTTCCGTAACTTAGCTTTAGCTTTCCATGCCCTTGGGCGTGAAGGAAATGCAGCTTGTATTTTGAATGCAGCGAATGAAGTAGTAGTTTCGGCCTTTCTTGAAGATAAGATTTCCTTTTTAGGCATGTCTGAAGTGATAGAAAGTTGCCTGGATAAAGTAGATTTTGTCAAAACCCCAAGTTTGGAAGATTATATTTCAACAGATAAAGAAACTAGAATTAAAGCTTTAGAGTTTATAAATTAA
- a CDS encoding GH3 auxin-responsive promoter family protein, producing MGIRAVLSKPLAAIIVNQQKKWAAQPALSQVKIFKNIIHKAKNTAFGKDHGFENIQTYEDFKKQVPIRDYEALKPYVDKILQGESDVLWPGKPAYFAKTSGTTSGTKYIPITKDSIPNHINSAKNALLSYVHETGKSQFLDGKLIFLSGAPTLEQKAGINTGRLSGIVNHHVPNYLRTNQLPSFETNCIEEWEEKLERIIDETIDQDMSLISGIPPWVQMYFDRIQARVNKPIKDIFPNFEMFVYGGVNFEPYKNKLYESIGKKVDSIETYPASEGFIAYQDSQKEDGLLLLLNSGIFFEFIPAEEYFDENPTRLMIDQVEMDKNYALIINSNAGLWGYSIGDTVKFVSMNPYRVVVSGRIKHFISAFGEHVIGEEVENAMKATCEKFENVKITEFTVAPQVTPKDGLPHHEWFVEFDNPPIDLEAFSNELDINLRKRNSYYDDLITGSILRTLKIRTLKKASFINYMRSEGKLGGQNKVPRLSNDRKIAEAMEKYTH from the coding sequence ATGGGAATACGTGCAGTACTAAGTAAACCATTGGCGGCAATTATAGTCAACCAACAAAAAAAATGGGCAGCTCAACCAGCTCTGTCCCAAGTCAAAATATTTAAAAATATCATCCATAAAGCCAAAAATACGGCTTTCGGAAAAGATCATGGATTTGAGAACATTCAAACCTATGAAGATTTTAAAAAGCAAGTCCCAATTCGGGATTATGAAGCGCTAAAGCCTTATGTAGATAAAATTTTGCAGGGAGAAAGTGATGTACTTTGGCCGGGAAAACCAGCCTATTTTGCTAAAACAAGTGGTACCACATCAGGCACAAAATATATTCCCATCACCAAAGATTCTATTCCCAATCATATTAATAGTGCAAAAAATGCCTTATTAAGCTATGTGCACGAAACCGGTAAGTCTCAATTTCTAGATGGAAAATTAATCTTCTTATCTGGGGCACCGACTTTAGAGCAGAAAGCTGGAATAAATACAGGTAGATTATCAGGCATTGTCAATCATCACGTACCTAATTATTTGCGAACTAATCAGCTTCCTTCCTTTGAAACCAATTGCATAGAGGAATGGGAAGAAAAACTGGAGCGCATTATTGATGAAACAATAGATCAGGATATGAGCCTGATTTCAGGAATTCCACCATGGGTGCAAATGTATTTTGACAGAATTCAAGCAAGAGTCAACAAGCCTATTAAAGATATCTTCCCGAATTTCGAGATGTTTGTTTATGGTGGGGTTAATTTTGAGCCTTATAAAAATAAACTATACGAAAGCATTGGCAAAAAGGTAGATTCAATAGAAACCTATCCAGCTTCAGAGGGCTTTATTGCCTATCAAGATTCACAAAAAGAAGATGGATTGTTGCTTTTATTAAACAGTGGTATATTTTTCGAGTTTATACCTGCTGAGGAATATTTTGATGAAAATCCGACCAGATTGATGATTGATCAGGTGGAAATGGACAAGAATTATGCTTTAATCATCAACAGCAATGCAGGATTGTGGGGCTATTCGATTGGAGATACGGTGAAATTTGTTTCCATGAATCCTTATAGAGTAGTGGTCTCTGGAAGGATCAAACATTTTATTTCCGCTTTTGGGGAACATGTTATAGGAGAAGAAGTGGAAAATGCCATGAAAGCAACTTGTGAAAAATTCGAAAACGTAAAAATCACAGAATTCACAGTTGCTCCACAAGTAACTCCTAAAGACGGATTACCTCACCATGAATGGTTTGTGGAATTTGATAATCCTCCGATTGATTTGGAAGCATTTTCTAATGAATTGGATATTAATTTAAGAAAACGAAACAGTTACTATGACGACCTGATTACAGGCAGCATCTTAAGAACTTTAAAAATAAGAACACTCAAAAAAGCCTCTTTTATTAATTATATGCGTTCAGAAGGAAAGCTGGGAGGTCAAAACAAAGTCCCGCGTCTTTCAAACGACAGAAAAATAGCGGAGGCTATGGAGAAATACACACATTAA
- the lepA gene encoding translation elongation factor 4 — MKNIRNFCIIAHIDHGKSTLADRLLDSTQTVNEREKMEQLLDNMDLERERGITIKSHAIQMDYKLNGEEYTYNLIDTPGHVDFSYEVSRSIAACEGALLIVDAAQGIQAQTISNLYLAIEHDLEIIPVLNKIDLPGAMVEEVSDQIIELIGCKKEDILHASAKEGIGITEILEAIAHRIPAPTGDPNAPLQAMVFDSVFNPYRGIEVYFRVFNGEISKGDKIKFINTGKTYEADEIGILKLTQQPKNTISTGNVGYLISGIKVAKEVKVGDTVTHVENPGKAVQGFENVKPMVYAGIYPVETSDFEELRASMEKLQLNDASLVWEPETSAALGFGFRCGFLGMLHMEIVQERLEREFDMTVITTVPSVQFHAFKKDGEMVKVSAPSELPDLGSIDYLEEPYIRAQIITKEDFVGPVISLCMDKRGEIKNQVYLTQSRVELTFHLPLAEIVFDFFDKLKTISKGYASLDYELVGYHSSNLVKLDILLNGDKVDALSAIVHRDKAYEWGKKLCEKLKELIPRQQFEIAVQAAIGTKVIARESVKALRKNVLAKCYGGDISRKRKLLEKQKKGKKRMRQVGNVEIPQEAFMAVLKLD, encoded by the coding sequence ATGAAGAACATTAGAAATTTTTGCATTATTGCGCACATTGACCATGGTAAAAGTACCTTGGCAGATAGGCTGTTGGATTCAACCCAGACAGTGAATGAGCGCGAGAAAATGGAGCAGTTGTTGGATAATATGGATTTGGAGCGTGAGCGAGGCATCACCATCAAATCACATGCAATCCAAATGGATTATAAATTGAATGGGGAGGAATATACGTACAATTTAATTGACACGCCAGGTCACGTGGATTTCTCATATGAAGTGTCCCGATCCATTGCCGCTTGTGAAGGTGCACTTTTAATAGTGGATGCTGCACAAGGAATTCAAGCGCAAACCATTTCAAACCTTTACTTAGCTATCGAGCACGATTTGGAAATTATTCCCGTGCTCAATAAAATAGACTTGCCAGGGGCCATGGTAGAGGAAGTGTCTGACCAGATTATTGAATTAATTGGCTGTAAAAAGGAGGATATTTTACATGCGAGTGCAAAGGAAGGAATTGGTATAACGGAAATTCTAGAGGCCATTGCGCACAGAATTCCAGCTCCAACAGGTGACCCTAATGCACCATTACAAGCCATGGTTTTTGATTCTGTATTTAATCCTTATAGAGGAATTGAAGTTTATTTTAGAGTTTTTAATGGTGAAATATCCAAAGGAGACAAGATTAAATTCATCAATACTGGCAAGACTTACGAAGCAGATGAAATCGGAATTCTAAAATTAACTCAACAGCCAAAGAATACTATTAGCACTGGAAATGTTGGTTATTTGATTAGTGGTATTAAGGTAGCCAAAGAAGTTAAAGTAGGTGATACTGTTACCCACGTTGAGAATCCAGGAAAAGCAGTTCAAGGATTTGAAAATGTAAAACCCATGGTTTATGCTGGGATTTACCCTGTGGAGACTTCAGATTTTGAAGAACTGAGAGCTTCCATGGAAAAGCTGCAATTGAATGATGCTTCCTTGGTATGGGAACCAGAAACCTCCGCTGCTCTTGGCTTTGGTTTTAGATGTGGCTTCTTAGGAATGTTGCACATGGAGATTGTGCAGGAACGTTTGGAGCGTGAATTTGATATGACGGTGATTACCACAGTTCCTTCCGTACAGTTTCATGCCTTTAAGAAAGATGGGGAAATGGTAAAAGTTAGTGCTCCATCGGAATTGCCAGATTTAGGAAGTATTGACTATTTGGAAGAGCCTTATATTAGAGCACAAATTATAACAAAAGAAGATTTTGTAGGCCCTGTGATTTCTCTTTGTATGGATAAAAGGGGGGAGATCAAAAATCAGGTATATTTAACACAATCTAGAGTTGAATTAACCTTTCATTTGCCATTGGCTGAAATTGTATTTGATTTCTTTGATAAGTTAAAAACAATTTCAAAAGGCTATGCTTCATTAGATTATGAGTTGGTAGGCTATCATAGCAGTAATTTGGTGAAATTGGATATCCTTCTAAACGGAGATAAAGTGGATGCGCTTTCAGCAATTGTTCATAGGGATAAGGCTTATGAGTGGGGAAAGAAATTGTGTGAAAAGTTGAAAGAATTGATACCTAGACAACAATTTGAAATAGCAGTTCAGGCCGCAATTGGTACTAAGGTAATTGCTAGGGAATCAGTAAAAGCACTTCGTAAGAATGTACTGGCTAAATGTTACGGAGGTGATATTTCCCGTAAGAGAAAGCTACTGGAGAAACAGAAAAAAGGTAAGAAAAGAATGCGTCAGGTGGGAAATGTAGAAATTCCGCAAGAAGCATTTATGGCAGTACTTAAATTGGACTGA
- a CDS encoding bifunctional 5,10-methylenetetrahydrofolate dehydrogenase/5,10-methenyltetrahydrofolate cyclohydrolase — protein sequence MPILLDGKKISSQIKEELKAKVDELKKEGGKVPHLSAILVGTDGASQTYVEAKVRDCQEIGFESSKLLFDDSITEAELLQEVDKLNNDERVDGFIVQLPLPKHIDVNKVLNAIKPEKDVDGFHPVNYGRMASNLPAYVPATPFGVMELIKRYDIQTKGKHCVVVGRSHIVGSPVSILMGSANYPGDATVTLTHRYTVDLAKYTKQADILIVAVGKPGLITADMVKNDVVVIDVGTTRVPDESKKSGFALKGDVLFDEVSKKATHITPVPGGVGPMTRAGLLMNTWLASQKEIYGQELV from the coding sequence ATGCCTATTTTATTAGATGGGAAGAAAATTTCTTCTCAAATAAAAGAAGAATTAAAAGCAAAAGTTGACGAATTGAAGAAAGAAGGTGGTAAAGTACCTCATCTTTCTGCCATTTTGGTGGGTACCGATGGGGCAAGCCAAACCTATGTGGAAGCTAAAGTGAGAGATTGCCAGGAAATTGGTTTTGAATCGTCAAAGTTACTTTTTGATGATTCAATTACAGAAGCAGAACTTTTGCAAGAAGTAGATAAATTGAATAATGATGAAAGAGTAGATGGTTTCATTGTTCAGTTACCTTTGCCTAAACACATTGATGTAAACAAGGTGTTGAATGCCATCAAGCCTGAAAAAGATGTGGATGGCTTTCATCCTGTGAACTATGGTAGAATGGCTTCAAATTTACCGGCTTATGTACCGGCTACTCCATTTGGTGTGATGGAATTAATCAAGCGCTATGATATTCAAACAAAAGGAAAGCATTGTGTAGTGGTTGGGAGAAGTCATATTGTGGGTTCTCCTGTCTCAATTCTAATGGGAAGTGCTAATTATCCTGGAGATGCAACTGTAACTTTAACGCATAGATATACTGTCGATTTAGCAAAATATACCAAACAAGCAGATATTTTAATAGTAGCTGTTGGGAAACCTGGTTTGATTACTGCTGATATGGTGAAGAACGATGTGGTAGTGATTGATGTTGGAACAACTCGAGTCCCTGACGAAAGTAAAAAGTCAGGTTTTGCCTTGAAGGGAGATGTTTTATTTGATGAAGTTTCCAAAAAAGCGACTCACATAACACCTGTTCCGGGTGGTGTAGGCCCCATGACAAGAGCTGGCTTATTAATGAATACATGGCTAGCCTCTCAAAAAGAAATTTATGGACAAGAACTCGTTTGA
- a CDS encoding 7-carboxy-7-deazaguanine synthase QueE yields the protein MDKNSFDPNIELPLMESFYTIQGEGFHSGKAAYFIRLGGCDVGCVWCDVKDSWDADKWPLKKIDDIVDDAYQYESRLAVITGGEPFMYDMHGLTKRLLQKGFHVNVETSGAHPFTGMVDWVCLSPKKFKAPLEHWYDRADELKIIIFNKSDFKWAEEHAEKVGSDCKLMLQPEWSKREEMMPLIVEYVKENPNWGISLQTHKYLQIP from the coding sequence ATGGACAAGAACTCGTTTGATCCCAATATAGAACTTCCCTTGATGGAGTCTTTTTATACCATTCAAGGAGAAGGATTTCACAGTGGAAAAGCAGCATATTTCATTCGTTTAGGCGGTTGTGATGTGGGTTGTGTATGGTGTGATGTGAAAGATTCTTGGGATGCTGATAAATGGCCCCTCAAAAAAATAGACGATATCGTAGACGATGCCTATCAATACGAATCTCGCTTGGCAGTAATTACTGGCGGTGAACCTTTTATGTATGATATGCATGGGTTGACTAAGAGATTGCTGCAGAAAGGATTTCATGTAAATGTTGAGACTTCTGGTGCTCATCCATTCACTGGTATGGTAGATTGGGTCTGCTTATCTCCCAAGAAATTTAAAGCTCCATTGGAACATTGGTATGACAGAGCAGATGAATTAAAAATCATCATTTTCAATAAGTCAGATTTTAAGTGGGCAGAAGAACATGCTGAGAAAGTAGGGTCTGATTGTAAATTAATGCTACAACCAGAATGGAGCAAAAGAGAAGAAATGATGCCTTTAATAGTTGAATATGTTAAAGAAAATCCGAATTGGGGTATATCCTTACAAACTCATAAGTACTTGCAGATCCCATAG
- a CDS encoding OmpA family protein produces MNFKIIPLLIITVFYTLTLSSQDYKWRTERLVEKSKEALYKRDWEAAVQYMEDAIEIEPENHHLYLEKASLFYGINDLNKVVSSLEKAFSLEENWPSKYTDYYFILGKESFDRGKYQLAKKPIEIYKQKGYKEEYLKMAHIISESIDFALQEIDKHDGSDKNVESIESDKIFRSIYFPFFTLYPSEFLYFTGQRTGSLAEGIYRAKLSGSQFQNVEKVPVINTKDNEGAAAISADGRVMVFTGCNKRDGLGSCDLYISYFEGDEWQEPENLGGNINSSAWESQPFLSSDGRFLIFSSNRTGGFGKRDLYYSKKVNGKWTEAINLGKKINTFADEISPFLTLSNDEMYFSSNGGVGMGGFDIYKIKWPLDEGEVSNLGLPVNSFNNELSYHQKFSGEKYWSREMQSEAQYPPSKIFFQKSKVENEVNLVFGGVINSKDSSKLRAKIQIYDLKLDSLIQETYSNRTSGEYKVIIPRPSEYAFYVDAPNYLFNSRRLEISESKTELNFALKPIEKGAIVELNNIYFEFDSYELSEKSSNEINKVADLLSQNPNLKIEIGGYTDEIGSASYNKELSRKRAKAVYEKLIIKDGVLEENIKAVGYGAKKLPSGEYRKTVIFKVL; encoded by the coding sequence ATGAATTTCAAAATCATACCACTTCTAATAATTACGGTTTTTTATACACTGACTCTTTCAAGTCAGGACTACAAATGGAGAACAGAGCGTTTAGTCGAAAAGTCTAAAGAAGCACTTTACAAAAGGGATTGGGAAGCTGCAGTTCAATATATGGAAGATGCCATAGAGATTGAACCTGAAAATCACCATCTTTATTTAGAGAAAGCATCTTTGTTTTACGGAATCAATGATTTAAACAAAGTGGTGTCTTCGCTTGAAAAGGCTTTTTCTTTGGAAGAAAATTGGCCATCAAAGTATACAGATTACTATTTCATTTTAGGGAAGGAGTCTTTTGATAGAGGAAAGTATCAGCTTGCGAAAAAGCCAATTGAAATTTACAAGCAAAAAGGTTACAAGGAGGAGTACTTGAAGATGGCACATATCATTTCCGAATCGATAGATTTTGCTTTACAAGAGATAGATAAACATGATGGTTCTGATAAGAATGTCGAATCTATTGAGTCGGATAAGATTTTCAGAAGCATCTATTTTCCTTTCTTTACATTGTACCCCTCAGAGTTTTTATATTTCACAGGCCAAAGAACAGGAAGTCTGGCAGAGGGCATCTATCGAGCAAAACTATCGGGTAGTCAATTTCAAAATGTTGAGAAAGTTCCAGTTATCAATACTAAAGATAATGAAGGGGCTGCTGCTATTTCTGCAGATGGAAGAGTAATGGTTTTTACTGGCTGTAATAAAAGAGATGGTTTAGGAAGTTGCGATTTATATATATCTTATTTTGAAGGAGATGAATGGCAAGAACCAGAGAATTTAGGTGGAAATATAAATTCCAGTGCATGGGAGTCCCAACCTTTCCTTTCTTCTGATGGAAGATTTTTGATTTTTAGCTCCAATAGGACGGGTGGATTTGGTAAAAGAGATCTTTACTATTCTAAAAAAGTAAATGGTAAATGGACTGAAGCAATTAACCTTGGTAAAAAGATCAACACCTTTGCAGATGAAATATCTCCATTTCTAACATTGTCGAATGATGAAATGTATTTCAGTTCAAACGGAGGGGTTGGCATGGGAGGATTTGATATTTATAAAATTAAATGGCCTCTAGATGAAGGAGAGGTGAGTAATTTAGGATTGCCAGTCAATAGTTTTAACAATGAACTTTCTTATCATCAAAAATTTAGCGGAGAAAAGTATTGGTCAAGAGAAATGCAATCTGAGGCTCAATACCCGCCTTCAAAAATATTCTTCCAAAAGAGTAAGGTAGAAAATGAAGTCAATCTGGTTTTTGGAGGGGTGATAAATTCAAAAGATAGTTCCAAGTTGAGAGCCAAAATACAAATATATGATTTGAAATTGGACAGCTTGATTCAAGAGACTTACAGTAATAGAACGAGCGGTGAATACAAAGTGATTATTCCAAGGCCATCTGAATATGCATTTTACGTGGATGCTCCTAATTATTTATTTAATTCAAGAAGGTTAGAGATTAGCGAAAGTAAAACTGAATTGAATTTTGCTTTAAAGCCAATAGAAAAAGGAGCTATAGTAGAATTAAACAATATTTATTTTGAATTTGACAGTTATGAACTATCCGAGAAATCAAGCAATGAAATTAATAAAGTAGCCGATCTTCTCAGCCAAAACCCTAATTTGAAAATTGAAATTGGGGGATATACCGATGAAATTGGGTCTGCCTCTTACAATAAGGAATTATCAAGGAAAAGAGCGAAAGCCGTTTATGAAAAGTTAATTATAAAAGACGGAGTGCTAGAAGAGAATATCAAAGCTGTTGGTTATGGAGCAAAAAAGTTGCCATCAGGAGAGTATAGGAAAACGGTGATTTTCAAAGTCTTGTAG